Genomic DNA from Lagenorhynchus albirostris chromosome 20, mLagAlb1.1, whole genome shotgun sequence:
AATCTGGCGGTAGCAATGTAGCATGGAATGTGAGTTGGCACAGGGCAAGAGATACAAAAATCTAGTAGGGAGGCTGAGCACATCCTTCTCATGGGAGGTGATTGGGGATTGACCGTGGGGAAGAAAAAAGGACTGACAGATTCAAGAGCCATTGAAGGAAAAGTCCCAAAGACTTGAGGTCTGGCTAGGTGTGAAGGATTCAAGTTTTTAGGCTGGGGTGACCTGCAGGGTATTTCCACTGATGGAGACAAGAAAGCCAAAGGGAGATGAATTGGGGGGAACAAATTGTGAGATTAGTATGAGGCTGGATGAACTTAAGCTAAAACCAAGACATTCAAACGAACATACCCTTCAGGCAGTTAGATTTGAATTTGGAGGCATCAATTTAGGAGACAACAATTGTTAGAGGAAGCAGCTGATGCCCTGGAAGGGGATGGGCTCTCTGAGGAGGGCCAcgggagaaagaaagacaaagaggatCAAGGCTGTATCTTGGGGACTCCTACTCTTCCCATCAGAGTCTTACATGCTCCTCCACCCTCCATCATAACCCCAGTTCACCAGGCATTCCAACACCACTATTCCTCCCTGCCGCTGAGGGACTCTATAGTTATTGACCATTTACTCTGAGCAAGTCTTGACATCAAGGCAACCTGTTATTTCATTAAATCCTGAGaacagcccattttacagaggacaaaactgagacccagagagatgaATCAATTCACGGAGTGTGAAGTGAGCACAAGGTTGGCATTAAACCCAGGACTCCTGACTCCCATTCAGTTGGGCACCTACTGTATGCTGAGATTTATGGGGGATATAATGATATTGCGCCCTATCCTCCTGGAAGCTACAATCTGGACAGAGATAAGTAGGCacataaatatagataaatttaAAGCAGAGCCCCACAGTGCTCCAGGAGAAGTAGAGATAAGATCTCCCTATAGTCCAAATGGCTGAAGGCATCACAGGAAGCTTACCTCGTCACAAGACGGGGTAAGTGCTGATCCAAGTTGGGGACCTGGATGACTCGCTATCACATCGACTCTGATCCCACAGGTACTGTGTCCAGGAATTTCCGCCGTCCGGGCAGGGGGCAAAGGCTGTTGTGGTGCAGGCTGCTGTGGGAATCGCTGCAGGGTAAGATGCAAATTAAGACGGCACTCAGCATACGTCTTTGAATCTGTCTTCGAAGAATCACACCTAAACCCCTCCACAGAATTCCCAGCTTCACGAGGTCCTCTGCATAGTCCTAGGCTCCATCTTACCGCTCCCTCGCACCCGCACATCTTAGGCTTCAGTGGGCCTGACCGGAGGGAACTACAATCCCCATGAACCTCCGCGGCCAGTGGCTCTTAGAATTAGCCGAACTCCAAGCCCTGGAGTTTGACGGGAAATGTATTTTTAACGAGACTGGCTAGAGCTCGGTAAcaaagcggggggcggggggaactaGGCGCGCTTTGCCCACGAGTGGGGCGGGGACGGCCCAACTCACCTCTCCTCGCACTCTGTATCCAGATGCTGCGATCGGTCTTCTGCTCGGCGTTCGGGATGCTTGGTGCCATCTACTGCCTCTCGGTATCAGGAGCCGGGCTCCGAATTGGACCGCGATGCTTAATGCACGGCTCCTGGGACTACCACTTCCAACACACCGCGTAAGCCTCAGCCTGTATTCGCGCCCCCGCCCCCATTCTCTGCTACTGCCCACCTGCCTTTCCCACGTGGACCGAGAAACCTAGGTGGGATTCGGCTTCGAGACAGCTTCCTCCACGTGGGCCGAACGAGTCCTTTGCATATCCCCCTCGGCGCCTGCGCGGGGCGGGGAGCCCCGAGGGGGGCGCGCTCCTCGTGACCTCCTTCTCTCACGTGACCCTGCCCCGCCCGCAGAGGCTCCTATCTGCTCAACCGCACTCAGTGGAGCTCGTGCGCGCAGCCGCCACGTGTGGTCTACTGGAACGTGACACTCTTCTCGCTGCTGGTGGCCGCCTCGTGCCTGGAGATTTTGCTGTGTGGGGTGCAGCTGGTGAACGCGTCCATTGGTGTCTTCTGCGGCGATTGTCGGAAGAAGGAGGTGGGACTGTGTGGGATGGAGCTGTCGAGGAAATCTATTTGCTACATGACTAAGTCCTCACTTTTTTTCCGCAGGGCGCCCCTCACTGAGGCTCCACGGACCTGGTCCGTCGCTCCTGGACACCCGCCTGGCCCGCCCCCGCCCTGGAATAAACTATTTAGAGCTCTCTTCCGCGTCTCGGATTGTGCCCTTTACAAGGAGTGTCCGAAGGTCTCCATATACACCGTGGCTTGGGGCTCTCGTGTTTGGGACCCTTGCACCCCGCTTGTTATTTCCttaataaatagttattgaacTATTAGTGCACTGGAAATACTGTGTAAACAAGACAGGCAAGTTCTGTGCTCTTAAAGAATTTAACATTCCAGGGGTAGAAGATGGGCAATTTTTAAAAGAGGCAATTGATTATTTTAATTGGTgataagcactttttaaaaacacggaggaaaaaaaaaacacggagGTAGTGGGATAGATATTGACTGATGGATGGACTTTTTTAATAAGATAAAGTCCAAGAAAGAGAAATTGGAGCTGAAATCTGGTGGATGGGCTAACCATCTGGACAGTTGGGggattccaggcagagagggCAGCAAGGACGAAGACCCTCAATGGGACTCAGTATACAGAAAAGCCACTGTTTGAGTTTTGGCGCAGCAGGGAAGGAAAACTATGGAAAAGACATCTTAGCCTCCTAAGTTCTAGAAAATGAAACCTTAACACGATATAGCATTGTCACCTCCTAATTTGGTAGAAATTTCTTGATCTGGGGTCACTGGTGGTTCAGAAAGGAAACAACCTGGTCTCTTAATGGGGACGATGTGTCTGCAGAGGCTCACAGAAAGGCAGGGACTTCCTTAACTTGTACACAAAATTGTGTTTAAGTGTGTCTTTTCTGAACTATGGGTCGGTAACTTTCAGTAGCTTGCCATGGACTCCTGAAACCAAATCCTAATTGGGCCTGGCCCAATGCTAGGTTAGGAGGAAGATGGGGCTACGCAGTTTCCCACCCCTAAAACAAGAGAGACCAAAGCCAAGACAGAGAAGCTTTAATAGCGGAGGTGGGACTAGGCTTGGGCTGGGAGAGGGCGGCGATGGTGTCAACTGCGGCAGCAGAAAAAGCGCGCGTCGTTAACAGCGGTGTCATCGCGGAGGCCTCCAGGCCGCTCGATCTTGGTCTGCAAGCCGCACACTCCTTTAGGGCAAGGCTCACTCCAGTTTCCAAAGTCTCCCCAGGACAGACCGGGCCCCTGCAGCTCCGTGCTGTCGGAGCAGCGGAAGCGCACGTTGTTCGCAGCCGTGTTGTCCCCGGGGGTCACGGGTGCCTCCACGCGAAGCGAGAAAGCCACCAGGAAGCCGCCGCCGGGACACCACAGCGGCTCACTCCACGCGCCCCACCTGCGAGGAAAGCAGAGACGCGCGGTCTCCGCGGGCGCCCTCACCCACCTCCAGCCGGACCCAGGCCTCGGGGCTTCCCAGTCAGGTGCTCCAGTCACCTGACCTCCACCGAGGTGCGGAGCTGGGAGTCTCCCACCCGCTTCCCAGGTCTAAACCTCCCCACAGCGCTGGAGGAACCTGCCTATCGGTAGGGGATGCGTGTAATGGAGAGTAAGGGGCATACACCGACCCTAGGGGATGCtcggcccctgccccccaccttccAGACTGGGACTCCACCACGTGCGTGTTGAGCTCCGCATTCCCGCGCGCGCAGTGCAGCCGGATTCCGTTCAGAGCCGTGTCGTCGCCAGTAATGCCTTGGGGGGGCTCCACCTGGGCGGCGGAGGACGAGTCAGAAGACTGCCATCCTCTGCTTGGGGTCCCCACCGAGACCTAGGCCTGAGCCCCTACCTTGAGTGAGAACCCGCTGGCGAAGAATCTGTCAGGACACATCTCTGGCCAGGCCCAGTCGCCCCAGGGCCCCCCGTTAGTCACCTCGATGACCAATGTGTAGCCGCTGGACGCATCTGCTCTCGCACGCCCGAAGCACGTCgcccacagcagcagcagcagcttggCTCCCGCGCCCCGCTCCATCCCGCAGCCTCTGTGAGCCCAGGCCCTTTGTGCAGGTGTATACCACCTTTGCCCTAAGAGGGCTCCGACTGCGGAAGGGCCACCTGGATTAAGTGACACTCAAAACTAATCCGTTCCGGAAGCCTACAAACTTGTTTCTCAGCTCAGGGAGACTGACGCTCCCAGCGCCAGAGGAGGAGGGTTTAAATAACCACCAACCTACCGAACGTTTACAGACTATAGGCCACGAATCGTGGTTAGCGTTTTGCTGGcatgttttatttaatccacacaacaatTTTAGGAGGTGAGAATTACCATTCCTATTCTGCCAGTGAGGGAACTAGGGCTGCGAA
This window encodes:
- the TM4SF5 gene encoding transmembrane 4 L6 family member 5 — its product is MCTGKCARFVGLSLIPLSLICIVANALLLVPNGQITWTKDHLSLQVWLMAGFIGGGLMVLCPGISAVRAGGKGCCGAGCCGNRCRMLRSVFCSAFGMLGAIYCLSVSGAGLRIGPRCLMHGSWDYHFQHTAGSYLLNRTQWSSCAQPPRVVYWNVTLFSLLVAASCLEILLCGVQLVNASIGVFCGDCRKKEGAPH
- the VMO1 gene encoding vitelline membrane outer layer protein 1 homolog — encoded protein: MERGAGAKLLLLLWATCFGRARADASSGYTLVIEVTNGGPWGDWAWPEMCPDRFFASGFSLKVEPPQGITGDDTALNGIRLHCARGNAELNTHVVESQSGRWGAWSEPLWCPGGGFLVAFSLRVEAPVTPGDNTAANNVRFRCSDSTELQGPGLSWGDFGNWSEPCPKGVCGLQTKIERPGGLRDDTAVNDARFFCCRS